actgatcatgtattcacatatgaacacaggaatgtattctactgtctttcccattcctatccccctcccttctcttcattccccttcgtctaatccagtgaacttttaTTCTCCACCCCCCTCCTCTTGTTGTGTGtgggcatccacatatcagagagaacttgtggcctttggtttggggggactggcttatttcgcttagcatgatagcctccagacCCATCactttaccagcaaatgccaaattttctttcttcatgatgGCTCAGTGAtgttccatggtgtatatatacaccacattttctttatccattcatctgttgaagggcacctcggttggttctatagcttaacTCTTGTGAATTGACCTCCTAACCttgctgtggctgtgtcccctTAGTATGCTGATGTGAAGTCCTTCcagataactaggtcaaatggtgcttccgttccaggttttctaaggaatctccatgatGCTTTCTggagtggttgcaccaacttgcagtagtcccaccagcaatgtatgagtgaacgttttccccacatcctagccaacatttattgttacttgtgttcttgagtgagatggaatctcagtatagttttaatttgcatttctctaattgctagagatgtcgatcattttttttttcatatatctgttgacttTTTGTATTCCTTcatctgtgaagtgcctgttcaattcctttgcccatttattggttgggttattggTTTCTTGGGTGTTaaatttttgatttctttatatgtcctggagattaatgctctgagtgCTCAGTCTGAGGTGCCAATGGCAAAGATTTCCTCTCATTATGTAGGCTCcctcttcattgtttcctttgctgagaagaagcaatTTCGTTTGGTAATGtcacacttattgattcttgattttacttcttgtgcttcaggCATCTTGTTACAGAAGTCGGTCCCTAAGcccacatgatggagagttgggcctacatatTCTTGGAGTAGATGCGGGGTCTCTGGTCTGATGTCTAGGTCCTTGATtctctttgagttgagtttttttggCAGGGTGAGATAGGGGTTAAAGTTCATtcatgggtttccagttttcccagcaccatttgtctgAAGTAATCCATTCATGGTGAAAAATGTAAATGAGGAATAAAACGCGTTTGTgcaatggatagaactagagggTTTCCACTGCGTATTTGGGGGTGGAAGAGTAAGAAGAGAAGGATCATGGGAACGATTTCATGGGCTGCCCTACACTTTTCAGTAAGGTTGGAAGTTTCTGTGGTTGAAGTTTGGCATTTACGACAGTGATGCTGGAAAATGGCCCTTCACAAGAAGATGCGTGTCATAATGCTCCTATGATAGGAACTCTGGTTCCACATACCTGAGTGTGAGCGTGTGCCTGAATGTGCAGGTAATATGTTGGAAGCACACAGGTCCTTCCACTAAGAGTGAGTGGCTCGGAAAGTTCTCTCTGATCTGCAGATGGTAACACACATTacgttttttttttgggggggggggcggcggggAAGAGtaaaagtactttggattagacaaaggggaatgaaggggagggaCGGCGTGGGAAGGGAAAGTCAGTAGAAGGAAtcaacataactttcctttgttcacatatgaacacaggaCCAGTGCAGCTCCATATTACATACAAACACAACAGTGAGAAgccatactccatgtatgtacgaTATGTCAACATACATTGTACTGCCATGTATACCCaaacagaacaaataataaataaaaaaaaactcgaGTGAGTGGCTGCTGCATGCTAACCCTTGGCAGACCTTCCTATGCATTTCACGTTCTCAGCAAGCCTGGTTAATGTGTTCTAGAGTCAGACAAACCCCATTTTTTGATTCACACACCCTCCAGCACCCAGACTGATAATAGGAAATCTATGTGGCCAAGGCACATGAGGTCCTGAAAGGTGTAGTTCCTACTCTCCTGCAAGAGAAGCGATCACGTTATACTGAGTGGAAGAAGGTGGGTATATTCTGAAATGCAAGAgatgcaagaaaataaatgtgacatCTGCATTATGGGTGACATTAGGACATGGCGTCTGCTGCAGAAGTCATGCATTCCAGAGATGGGGAAGGTAGTCACACACAGTCGGCTTATTTTCCTACCTGTTTTGGGGTTTTCCAGATTAGCATCACAGGGCAACAGGTCGTGGCCATCTGCATTTGGGTGCCCTGGAGTCCCTGGAGGAAGAGTGCAGTTTGGAGGCACGGAGCAGAGTGAAGGTTCTGCAGGTGAGGAGTTGCAGCAGCAGATGTGGGACTGGACCTTCGTGACCCTGGGTAAGCCTCTCCCACAGCCCCCTGTTGCACCTTGCTGTTCGTTCAGACCCTTGTTTTCACGGTAAGAATCACAGATTTGGTATTGGAAGACAGAAGATGTAAACCACGAGACAGCAGTTCAGGCCACAGCTGGAGACCAGAGCCTGAACCAGTGTGTTCTTCCTCACCCCGCTAGGCAGGAAGAACCAGCAGGAGGACCTTCACAAACCCCTGGGTTCCACGTGCAAGCTCTTGAACGTGACATTGCACAAACACCTCCTGCAGGAGGGCAGGGCGGCACAAACccctcagaaaagaagaaaatccgaGGCATTCTCCAGGGGAGAAGCCCCAGGAGCCAAAAAGGCACAGAATGTACAGTTCGAGAAAGGGTACCCTGGCATGACACCCACTTCCTCGTGTGCTTGCTCTTTGAGCTGCACAATCCTTACAATTAGGACAAGATGTTGGATTTGCCTTGTTATGGAGCCCCCCTGACACCTCCAgggttttgtctgtttttccccCAAGTACTTTCCATTTATAAACCCTTCTGTGAAGGACGCGCTCTCTGTGTTTCCTTCTTTCATCCCTCAACAATCTCATAGAGCAGGGTGCTTCTACTTGCACGAGAGGAATTTTCCCTTTTGACacttttctgcttttccttttgtgAACTCCAGGTTGCTCCTGTATCACCCACAAAAACAAGCAGTCAGCCCAGCACCTCAGGGAGACTCGGGCGGGAAGAGAGCCACTCAAGCTGCCAGCCCTTTGCAGTCCCTGAGGACTGCACGCAGCCTTGGGACAGAACTGCATTAGCAGTGGTTTTGAGAGCCAGGCGTCCTGCCCTCCTCCAATCACCTCCTGACCCCCCAACTCCAACTGCAATGGACACCCAGTATGTCCTATGCTGTTGGAAAGGCCGCTTGTGGCCAGCCAAGGTTTTGTCCAGATCTTGGACTTTGCCGAAATATAAGAGGAGAAGGGTGCTTTCTCTCCAAGTCCAGATCCTCTCTGAAGACCAAAAATTGAGAGTGAAGGGCAAAGACGCAAGGGCGCTGAACAAGTTGGAAATCGAAGCCCTGGCCACCTCAGCCCGGGCATGGTCCAGGGCCACTGTGCCATCGGGGGAGAAAAGAAGGTACAGAAGAGCCCTTAGAGTGGCGCTGGAGATTCTGACTGAGAAAGCCCACTCGGATCAAGGAAGAAAACCCGAGGAGCCAGGGACCCCTAAGGTGCCTGCAGAGGTACTCCAAAAGCCAGCCAGCTCGCCACCTGGCAGAAAGTATCAGAGGCGCAAAGGGCACTTCTGGACTAAGAAAAGGGGACAACGGGGATCCCTGTGCGTGCGTTCAGAGAAGGGGCACGGCCTGCATGGCGAGAATTCCCAGGTGCACACAGCCATCCGCCTGTCTCCAGCTGAAAAGCAAGCAGAGGCATCGCAAGACACCCACGAGCATCCAGATTTCCTGCCTCCTAGTGGAGGTGACCGCCAGGAAGAGGGGGCAGAAGAAGCAGGCCCCTTCGCGCGTCCTCCCGCCGTGGGGGAGGATGCCTGTGCTAAAGACCAACAGCCAGCTTGGTCGCCTCCAGCAAGACTCTTTGCAGCTGTGCCCAAAGCTCAGCACCAAGAGGCGGGGGACACCCGCCCAGAGACCCCGGCTACTTCCCAGGAGACCACTGCCTTCGCAGAGAATGCAGAGGGCCCAGGCGAGGGTGCCTTGGAAGGGATGGCAGCATCCTCCACCGGCTCTACCCCGAGCCTGCGTCGCTCCCTCGGTTTCGCCCACAGGAAAAGGAAGCTCCAGGCGCCGGACCCCAAGAAAGGACTGCGGGGGCGCCCACGCCGTGTGCGCTCCCAGGCGATGAGGGCCGCCAGGGCCAGCACCATAAGGGCTGGCGATCGACCAGCGCGAGGAGCCGCAGCAGGGCCTTCGGCACGCGAGCCCTGCCCTATCAAAAGAGGGACGATGGTCTGGTTCAAGTTTCAGGATCATCCGTTTTGGCCGGCAGTGGTCAAGAGCGTGTGCAAAACCCAGAAGACGGCCCGGGTGCTGTTGATTGAGGCGAACCTGCGCGGGGAACGCAGCGGCATTCGGGTCCCTCTGCACAGGCTGAAGCACCTGGATTGTGAGGAGAAGGAGAAACTCCTGAAGAGAGCCAGCAAGGCCTACCGGCAGAGTGTGAACTGGTGCTTGTCGCTCATTGCCCACTACCGAGAGCGGGTGGGTCGGGGCTCTTTCGTGGGCTCCTTCCTGGACTACTACGCGGCCGACGCCAGCTACCCCATGCGCAAAGCCATCCAAGACGGGGACCTGGACGTCAGTTTTCCAAAGGTGAATTATGCCGACCTGGAAGATTCCGAGGAGGAGACCTCGGTGGGCGTGGGCGGCAAGAGGACCTGCAAGAAGCTGCTCCCCGACCGCAGGAGGGCCGCTCGGGACCGAGCCAACCAGAAGCTGGTGGACTTCATCGTGAAGAAGAAGGGGGCCGACCACCATCTGCTGGACATCGTGAAGGGCAGGAAGCAGTCCCGGTGGCTGACGTCCTTTCTGAGTGAAAGCCGGTACGTGTTCTGCATCGAGACGTACCTGGAGGACGAGGATCAGCTGGATGTCGTCGTCAAGCATCTGCAAGACATCTACGAGCAAACGGACAAGGCCTTGCTCACTCTCATCAGAGGTGACAAAGTGAGATTTCTTCTGGAAGTCCTGCTGCCAGAAGCGATCATTTGTTCAATCGCTGCGCTGGACGGACTCGACTACAAGGGAGCAGAAGAGAAGTACCTGCGAGGGCCACCTGTGCATCCACGGGAGAAGGAACTGTTTGACAAGGACATCTTGAAGCAGATGAGGAAGAGATCCAGGAGAGGCAGAAAGGTGGTCAGGTCtcttccccagccctgcacctcCGCAGgggcctcctcctctccccaaccCATCAGGCCGCCCCTCTGTGTGAAAGGAGGCGCCTCACCCCCTCCCTAGGCAGTCCCATATGCTGTGCACCTTCCAGACTTTTGGAAGGTGCACTCTTCATGGTGGATCCATCTCTCTCCCCTTGGTGGATGCCACCTTCAGCCACATTTCTTGTCCCCAAACCCCTCACCCGCTATTTGGCTCAAATACTGCAACACCCTTTGGGAGGCAGAGCTGCTCATATGTTGCTAGAGGAACATAACACCGTTTCTCAGGACACTCCTTCCCTTCCCACTTGATACTTTCATACAAGACACACACCAGCAAAGGCCCGGCCTTCAGCTATCTAGCAACACTAACCTGGGGAACCTCATGCGTGTGCTCACACAAACATCCCCTGGATTTTTCATGCGTCCAGGGACATGTGGATATACATATGCCTTGGGCTCCTTCTTGACATCATCCCCAAACTTTCCCTGCTACACCTATTTGCTTCTTGAAGTCAAAACCAATGACAGAGATGCTTTCTCCTGTGATATCATCACCTTCTGATACTTCTTCAAAAGCCATTCTGGAAGTCCAGCCGAGCACAGAGTTGCTGGATCACCAGCCCACCATCCTCCGGGCATGGGTGAAATCCTGGCACCCAAGGGCCCTTTTGTCCCGTGGGATCTTGCCTAGGAGCATCGACTTGGTGCATTCATGAAATTCCGCCTCTGGGAGCAGGGAGTGGCCCTTCTTCACAGGCTGAAGAGCAGCGGCTTCCTGAAGCACACAGGCCACAGGCCCCCTCCCATCACTGGCAGTGACTGGATCCTCCTCACATGGCCATCCAGTCCCAGGTTGACCACTTCACAGGCCAGCCACTCCATGGAGTGGATGGGAGAGGAGCCCATCCACAGAGGATGAGTTACAGGACAGCAAGCATTTGCTCTGGATCCCACAGGCCCTCACACAGAGACATTTGTCTCAAGGTGTATCCCCCGACTTCTTCACGGGCCAGCAGGCTCCCACCGCAGAAACGCAGACTGGGTCAGTCTTTCCAGGCAGCTGGCACAGTGCCAGTACCGGGACTGCCAAGTTGCAAATGGAAGATAGAAACAGCCTCTGCTCGGCCCTACCTGGCCATCGTCCAAATGTAATTAAACACACACCCTCAAATGACGCGGGCAAAACCCACGGATTCTCCTACTAACTTGAAGCGAAACGTCTTTCTGAGAATACGCGTGAGAAAAAAACAGTTTACTTTGAAAACTTGATTGGATGAAGCATTGAGGGTTGAGGGGATCCTGAGCGGGTGGGTAGCTGTTGGAGGAAGTCCCTTGTTCTCGTGTGTTAGGCTATGCTGTGTGTTCCCATGGCAGGTGCTTTTCTCGACCTTGCAAGGTGGCTCTCTGGATTCACAATCCAACTGTTGTGTCTTTCCCCTTGGACTCCTGCTCCATCACGCTTGAAATTGCACCATGGCTCCGGTGGAGCATCCAAGAAAGCGTATAAGCACACTCACCACGAAATAATATCACGGAAAGTATCATGGTGGCTGTTGTCATTTTGAAGGCTCATTGTGAGTTCCCTGCTCAttccaaataaatattcatgtttgTGGTTGACGTTGTGCAACTTTACATGTCGCCTTCCAAATGGTACGGGTGTCAGGCCTGACCTACCTCTCTTTGGACTCTGCCTGACAGAGAGCAGCCTCCTGGGGCCCCCTGAAGCCCTCATGGTCCTGGGAATCATTTTCAACAGACTGTAGGCCTCGGCACTCTGTGCAGACCCCGTTCACCTAGACAGTGCCCTCTAGCTTCTCCAcgaccctgtctctctctctctctctctctctctctctctcagctgtCTGCTGGGGCCATGTTAGCATCTGGGTTCCACTCTCTCCCTCACtgcctcattcattcattcattccttcatttttcatcAGGAGAGCAAGTGAGCTGTGGCTTAAGGCTCTGCTCTGAAGATCAACTCCAGGTGCCCTAGAAAGGGACGGGAATCTTGCAACCCAGGCGACAATCGCACTTGTGAGGGAACAAGGATATGACGCTTTGTCCTGTTAGTGAGAAATGTTGACCAGCCACATGGGCTGACTCCCTGCATTTGAATCCAGATCCTGCTTCCCCCCCCCCTATTTTTCAGGTCGGAGGTTTCTGTTGGTTGGGGTGAAGGGAGAGAGGCTGGTCTCTTTTGCATATCATCTACAAGTGGCACCTTTATCCAGGAGAGGCGGCCATGTCTCCCATGAGCTCCTATCTTCCTCCTCTTTGAGGCAGGGTCCCTGCTGGATCTCCATCGCAGGTGGGTTTGTGTGATGCCATAGCCTCACCTGTCACCTATTGTAAACCCTATTTCCAGGAGTCCACTTCTCCTCCAGCTGTAAGGCACGCTGCTGACGGCCAGGTCCTGTGCTAATGGATGTTTGGCATTGCTGCAGAGAGATGGCATGCGCTGGTGCACAGGTCTCCACCTCCACTGGGGAGCGGAAGAGGGAGGAGTAGAGCCCTGAGACCTGGAAAGCTGATGAGCACAAGGATTTGGAGCACCAGGAACCCCCAAGCTGTCACCCTAGAATCAGCAATCCCCTAATCATTGTGAACTGGGGAGCACCTTTTTTTGTCTCTGTAGGCCACAAAGACCGCCTCTAAGGGAGCCACCTCAAAAGACGTTGCTTGTCTTGGGCAGCATCCATCCTGTTAACTGTCCTTGCTGCAGGACCGATGACAAGGGCAAACTCAGAGTAGGTAAGATCACAGCCCATCGCAGCAGGGGAGGGAAGTACAGTTCCCGTGTGGGTGGGAGATGCCTTCTCCTCAGATGAACTGCAGGGCCTGGCTAAAATGTTCTCGTGTGAACTGGGAGAAGGCATGTGGGGGTGGATTTGGGGGATGCTAGACCAAGGCATGGTAAAGAATATCATTCAGTGGAGGGGGGGACTTGTTGGCTCACAAGCACAGAGCTGTGGCAGAGTTTCTGTGACCCAGGGAGGCCTATAGGCTGCTTAGGTGGCACTTCAAGCCTGCACAACCATAGCCAGCGAAGTAGATGCCAGCATAGGAATTGGCCTTAGCAATGGTGTTCAATATTAGGGATGATTTTTCATGTGAGTCTAGAGGTCCTGTCAGAGAACTTTTGTGACCTTGGAGGTCAGAGCTGCAATGACACTACCAAAACAAGGAATGTCCTGGTGTGGTTGCACTGGTATCTTTGAGAAGCACCCTGTTGACTCTTTtctgatagaaaataaaattaggatgAATTGTCGAAAAGTGGAAAGGTCATACACATTCTTACAAAGTCCCAGTTCATGATAGAATAATGAAACTAATACTCAACATCTCTTGTGGGACCAAAGAGTAGTCATATAGACATCCCTATGCACAATTTACATTAATAGCTAATGTAAGAATGCTGGAGTACTACTGCAGTTTCCCCAGGGATGAATTcctatttctgatttctttttttatttttttttagttgtaggtggatacaatatctttatttatttatttttatgtggtgctgaggattgaacccaggacctcacaagtgcaaggcaagcgctgtaccactgagctacaatctcagcccctctttctgatttcttaatgCATTGGTTATGAAAGGAATTAGTGGGACCTAGGTAAGTAGTTTATTAGATGACTATTGATATCTAGAAAATCAGATTGAATAAAGGAAGTTGAAAAACAACATTTTCAACTCTAGGTTTTTATTGCTTCTTGGAATAATACATTGGTACTATAGGTAAATCCTTGTACCTATATTACTAGTTATCTAGAAAGTCTTAAAAATAGAGGTTATTTCTTATGCAAATACTATGTTAACACTAAATATAATCATTGTTACCAATGTGACTATTTTACTATTTGTAATTTGAACAACTGGCTAAATATAGGTAATAGAAAAGTAGATTCTTCTCATCCAAATTCTTGGAATATTAAGTTATTACTAGAAACAGAATCATTCAAGTAGTATTTACATTAGGATAACTAATTTTAATTAGAATGTGTTGGTTCAGGACACTGACCTAAGTAAGAACTCTCTACGAGATCAGAGGTCACATTAGGGAGGTAGGGGGCAGAGGGATCAGCACCAGAGAAGTGTGTGGGGTTCATAGAGGTTGGATCTGTGGGTACTGGCAAGGCACACTAGTGTGATAGACAGAATGACATCCCCTGCTAGGATGTCCACATTCCCATCCCATGAACCTGTGAACATATTACCCCATGTGGTCGAAGTGATTTTTCAGTTATAATTAAGAAATTATCTTGGATTATCCATGTGGAGCTATTATTATCACAAAGGTTCTTATAAGAGGAAGGTAGGGGTCAGAGTAATAGTAGGTATTATGATGGAAGCAAAGTCAGAGTATAATTTGCAAATCCTACACCTTTGACTTAGAAGATATAAAGAGGGGCCGTGAGTCAAGAAATGCAAGTAGTCTCTGGAAACTACAAAAGGCAAGGCAATGGATTCTACCTCCAGAAAGAACACAGCTCTGCTGACACTTTGATTTTAGCCCAGCAAGATCCATGTTAAACTCtgacctctaaaactgtaagagaataaatttgtgttatttaaGCCACTGACCGTGTGGTGACTTGTTATGACAATCCTTCAGAAGCTAATACAACTAGTAATAGGACAGTCTAGCTAGGATGTATTCTGGAAGCTTGAGTATTCATGGTGGGCTTTCAGGGCCAGCAAAGGCTGGGAGGAGTCATAGGGCACTGACATGGAATAGGTCACTGGAGCTAACCAAGACAAGAGTCAAGAAACTGGGTTCCTATTGATCTGGATTCGAATCCAAGTTCCCTCACTTATTAGTCATGTGACTTTGGCAATTTATGATACCATTCTGAACACTGATTTCTTTATCTATGAAATAGGAATGAGAGTACCTTCTGAGGCAGAGTCgttaggaaaaataaatgggaaaattccCATATGCTTGGTATAATGCCTGCATGACACATAGATGTGCCTAAGAAAACAGATCAAGATACTTTGGCTTTCAGCAGCAAAAAAGAGAAAGCCCACTTCCCAGTGGTCCCAGAAATATGTAAGATCTGTTATCTCACATCACGTGAGGTCTTGAGGCAGGAGCTCTGGGATTATTGTTGTGGTTGCCCTTTGAGGTCATTAGTAGCCAGGCTCTTTCTGTCTTTCAGTTTGACAACCATTAATGAGCCATGTGTGTCTTTGACTGGCTTCCTTCACAGTGAAGAGGCAACTGCTACAGTCCTTTCTAACATATAGTTGTGAGTAAGGAACAAGAATTCTTCCTCTGGCCCTTCCCCTATGCCTCAAGTCCCCATGCCTAAGCCAATTGTTGGAAAGAGCGATCATCTAAGGCTAAAGATGATCTGAGACTCCCCTGAGAACCATGGCCTTATGAAAAAGTTAGATACTTGGGCAAAATTGGAGTTctctgaggaagaaaaagaagagatgttTGGATAGTTTAGCATGTGTActgcatatagaaaaaaatggtaaatatttttctcagattAAGAAGGAAAATATGGGGCTGATTGTCTAAGAGGCATAGAGATGTTAACTTGAGTtccccttttcttatttttcttcttggaaatAGGGTaagaactgaatgaaacaaaCCCAAAGGAAAATTTACTAGAGAAACTCCTGCAGAATCAAAAGAGAGAATATCATGcacatttttccccacatgaaATATCTTTAAGGCTGCATGGGGCAATTGTCACAGTATGTATTCTGATGGTTGTGCAGCAGAATTGCCCTgggacatttttaaaagtatatttctgAGAGTGGGCCTAGCCCTGAAGATTCTAATTTGGCAGCTTGAGAATGATCCCAGGAATGTGAATTTTTATTAAGCTACTCCAAGTAAGTCTGAAGCACCAGATAAGTTGAGAAGCACTGTCACCTCTTACCAAAACTGACAGATCCAAAGGTAGAGGAactcctcttctcctttctgtcATTCATTACCCTATAGGCTCTCTCAACATGAAGTATATTGGCAAGTTCTTGAATGTTGGCATCAGTCCCATttcccccagctcccacctgcaGCCCAGCACAGGCACTTCATTGGCAAACTCTTTCAGGTATCTCTTTAAATTCTGGCAATGAAAAATCTGGTAGGGGGCCAAAGCGAAGCATGAATTCAGAAGGAAAAACAGGAGGCATCAGGAGAGACACAGTTGGTAACATGTTATGTTGACACTTGAATATGGAGAAAACGGATTGCCTTGGACACCAAGTAAAAGAGAGATCCAACTTGAAATCAATCACAGAAGAATTTATTCAAAGGGCAAATTTTTAATGGATGTGAAATTTGATCTCTTTGTGTTCAAGTTAATAAGAATAAATGTGGAATAAAAGAAAGTTGATACACCTATTTGACTATTACTTAGATATGGAACAAATATAGAGCAATGAACTTATTACAATCCCCATTTAAGTATTAACTGACTTAAAACTTTGCCATGTAACCAAagaattccaaatatatttttttctaaaatttatcaaatgtttaAAGTTACTAAACAATATGTAactttaaacatttgaaaatttctagACCAGATGACCCCACATGAccttctaatatttttctctttctctcccctctatCCAGAGTTCTCAGCATTCCTTACTGCCCCTTTCACACTACACAACCCTATCCACTGTCAGCATCACTCTAGCTGTATCCCTCCCTTCCAGTGTCTGTCACTTTGGGCCTTTTCTAGAGGCCCAGaagtaaataataacaataataataacacatgAGATCATCATGCTATGAAAATTCACAATTGTgttttatgttaatatttaaacaatatttttaatactcAACATTTATACTTAGACCCATCTTTGATTTCAAAGCTCCAATAAGATTTAACCCTGGATTTCCTCTAAATTACAGCAGAGAAAGAGTTGCAATGGTGTCTTACCCCCACAATGTCCTATTCAATCCTAGGCAAAGAGGAGGACCCCAACATTTCTTAACCACATCCCAGGGTGAGAAGGGATGTTAAATGTTCCTTGGTGGTGGTTCATACAAGCAATGGTATCATTGAGCACTCCCACTCATTTATAGGCTCTTTCTCCAGAGTGAATACTCTGCTGCTAAACCAAGGCTGTGGATTCACTGAAGGAATTGCAACATTCATACGACTGTTCTGTGGAATGAGTTTTCTGATGATGCATAAGGGATGAATTCCGGCTGAAGGCCTTCTCACATTGTTTACATGTATAGGGTTTGTCTCCAGTGTGTGTCCTCAGGTGCTTTGTAAGGTGTGAGCTCTGgctgaaggccttcccacattctttgcatttgtggggtttctctccagtgtaaatTCCCCGATGTTCAATAAGGTGTGCACTTCTgctaaaggcttttccacattctacacattcataaggcttctccCCTGTGTGTGTTCTTTGATGGTGAATGAGCCCTGAGGGGCCactaaaggcttttccacattcatCACATCTGTAGGGTTTCTCACCAGTATGGACAAAGAAATGCCTAGAGAGGGACCAGGTGTctgtgaaggctttgccacatgCATCACATTTGTAGGGCCTCTCCCCAGTGTGGGTCCTGCGGTGCTGGGTCAGGTGCGTGCTTCTGTGGAA
This window of the Urocitellus parryii isolate mUroPar1 chromosome X, mUroPar1.hap1, whole genome shotgun sequence genome carries:
- the LOC144250829 gene encoding PWWP domain-containing DNA repair factor 3B-like, with the translated sequence MDTQYVLCCWKGRLWPAKVLSRSWTLPKYKRRRVLSLQVQILSEDQKLRVKGKDARALNKLEIEALATSARAWSRATVPSGEKRRYRRALRVALEILTEKAHSDQGRKPEEPGTPKVPAEVLQKPASSPPGRKYQRRKGHFWTKKRGQRGSLCVRSEKGHGLHGENSQVHTAIRLSPAEKQAEASQDTHEHPDFLPPSGGDRQEEGAEEAGPFARPPAVGEDACAKDQQPAWSPPARLFAAVPKAQHQEAGDTRPETPATSQETTAFAENAEGPGEGALEGMAASSTGSTPSLRRSLGFAHRKRKLQAPDPKKGLRGRPRRVRSQAMRAARASTIRAGDRPARGAAAGPSAREPCPIKRGTMVWFKFQDHPFWPAVVKSVCKTQKTARVLLIEANLRGERSGIRVPLHRLKHLDCEEKEKLLKRASKAYRQSVNWCLSLIAHYRERVGRGSFVGSFLDYYAADASYPMRKAIQDGDLDVSFPKVNYADLEDSEEETSVGVGGKRTCKKLLPDRRRAARDRANQKLVDFIVKKKGADHHLLDIVKGRKQSRWLTSFLSESRYVFCIETYLEDEDQLDVVVKHLQDIYEQTDKALLTLIRGDKVRFLLEVLLPEAIICSIAALDGLDYKGAEEKYLRGPPVHPREKELFDKDILKQMRKRSRRGRKVVRSLPQPCTSAGASSSPQPIRPPLCVKGGASPPP